A genomic window from Paenibacillus sp. FSL K6-0276 includes:
- a CDS encoding RNA polymerase sigma factor yields the protein MEDSEIIQLYFARNETAIEETSKKYRNYCTRIAHNILSNLEDSEECVNDTFLGAWEAIPPKAPAKLSSFLGRITRNIALNKYDYYMAKKRNKKFDTILDELNDCLSSPDNVESQYEEEQMAESISNFLLKINEDHRNIFLRRYWYSDSLADIATRFSISESKTKSVLFRTRKKLQIYLMKEGYIL from the coding sequence GTGGAAGATAGTGAAATCATACAGCTGTATTTTGCGCGCAATGAAACAGCAATAGAAGAAACATCCAAAAAATATAGAAATTATTGTACCCGGATAGCTCATAACATTCTCTCAAATCTTGAAGATTCAGAAGAATGCGTAAACGATACCTTTCTAGGAGCGTGGGAAGCGATTCCGCCGAAGGCTCCTGCTAAGCTCTCATCTTTTCTGGGGAGGATCACGCGAAATATCGCGTTAAATAAATACGATTATTATATGGCTAAAAAGCGGAATAAAAAATTCGATACGATTCTTGATGAATTAAATGATTGTTTATCCTCCCCAGACAATGTCGAAAGTCAATATGAGGAAGAACAAATGGCCGAATCCATAAGCAATTTCCTGCTGAAGATTAACGAAGATCATCGGAATATTTTTCTGAGACGTTACTGGTACTCCGATTCTTTGGCTGATATCGCAACGCGATTTTCAATAAGTGAAAGTAAAACGAAGTCGGTCCTTTTCAGAACACGAAAAAAACTCCAAATATACTTAATGAAAGAGGGTTATATCCTATGA
- a CDS encoding metalloregulator ArsR/SmtB family transcription factor translates to MNENSQVRDVYDAVADPTRRKLLQILADVDELPLHEITVHFEMGRTAVSKHLSILKDADLVIARKVGRETRYRLNANPLKEIRDWVSFYEGFWKERIDKLKLLLEEE, encoded by the coding sequence TTGAACGAAAATAGTCAAGTGAGGGATGTTTATGACGCTGTTGCAGATCCAACAAGGCGAAAACTACTTCAAATACTGGCTGATGTTGATGAATTACCCCTACATGAAATTACGGTTCATTTTGAAATGGGTCGTACTGCAGTTTCTAAACATTTATCTATCCTTAAAGATGCTGATCTTGTAATTGCTCGAAAGGTTGGTAGAGAAACGAGGTATCGTTTGAATGCCAATCCATTGAAAGAAATTAGGGATTGGGTATCTTTTTACGAAGGTTTCTGGAAAGAAAGAATCGATAAACTAAAACTATTATTGGAGGAAGAATAA
- a CDS encoding SRPBCC domain-containing protein — protein MKPDVSLDYQFTSSIEKVWDALTDSDTLAKWIWSNDFKPVVGHKFQFRAEPNEWWDGIVDCEVLVVDEPHTLSYTWHSAGEGTTVTWTLSKESDGKVHLHLGQSGFSEETKARQGAIEGAKYAWANMGSQLEKVLAEL, from the coding sequence ATGAAACCAGATGTATCCTTAGATTATCAATTTACAAGCTCCATCGAGAAGGTATGGGACGCTTTAACGGATTCAGATACACTTGCGAAATGGATCTGGAGCAATGACTTTAAACCAGTCGTAGGGCATAAATTTCAATTTCGTGCAGAACCAAATGAATGGTGGGATGGTATTGTAGATTGCGAGGTTCTCGTAGTAGACGAGCCACATACATTATCTTATACTTGGCATAGTGCCGGAGAAGGCACTACGGTTACTTGGACTTTGAGCAAGGAGTCAGATGGTAAGGTTCATCTACATCTTGGTCAATCTGGATTTAGTGAAGAGACCAAAGCCCGCCAAGGCGCTATTGAGGGAGCTAAATATGCTTGGGCGAATATGGGCAGTCAGCTTGAAAAAGTATTAGCAGAACTGTAA
- a CDS encoding ATP-binding cassette domain-containing protein, with protein sequence MKINRLIANNINKLDAVLPVDQSLGIAGLSGSGKTTFCQTIGEESKKRLVSLLPKAEYQYLFPNIMETNFSAIQMEEMPLVLFLGRSSISSNPRSTIGTHTGVFTEIRVAIAERYNLSPEVFSFNNELGWCPDCKGRGTTKNVECKKCKGKRYNHETEQYKMELLDQDKSISDINDLSIETIFSLAEVLKISEGKQNILKNIIHMNIGYLTLNRIMGTLSGGELTRLYLAEFMATSENTVIIIDEISVGLDHQTLLKILEQIKQLGFKNQIWLIDHSDTVLDITDEQLFFGPGSGKYGGKIVEESPRPEPINGEINQAAPTEYYHFHDLYCRNIQMAEIQIPRNRLVTFTGESGCGKSTLVNECMSKDFVKRYPKDKLVIVGQDRNQSITSRSTVATFLDIKRKLTKYSEEIDDIFQRSIEDIIDELPNEDIAHKRLSLLIKLGLGYLTLERKTQSLSTGEFQCVHLVSELFAGSRNPHTLFIFDEPSKGLSQNILNQFIDSIRVILQDESVSIIMIEHNSYMLENSDFIVDFGKRQLEPVDHLDVVSHEEYYRQQNSEDYVTPLQISSTLRQQNGINYLKEDQIAYFKNAENVYKGGILKSLSSMARLIYGEYESDTIAPVIAIDLERHLYSQYTFLYEMGGLINHIVTAHPTIKDTSSFDFYYQDNHCPCCKGRRVIDKFDFDVVLQDKNVPFWDGLLHPDAMDILKFYQFPKLKFIFEEIKNELGQDISKSYSEMTDAEKHTFWYGYWEKSFYDKASKATRTWEGFNYIIGNYMVISKAIIKEHIKQSKIMITCPICQGTVLNHHKKLKFGDTDIREILGQPLDQVISTVGKLQVLEKMKAIVGGDMVLTEDVSLLSRETQVALKMLELELASFAHYEMVLQNALPFWGKISGSIESISMNNRITICDFDNISETRENIIDKYFTNGKYKKLTYVYEAFGYKKLVTLINKIKASHPCPFCKGKKAISEDGLHDGVYKLTIPCVSCYASGINDEGRKEIVEGIDVQTWLTGNVSDVVTESLNIVAVADIPIFNRIRELNKQEMMAVYQYLEDNKQT encoded by the coding sequence ATGAAAATAAACCGATTAATTGCGAACAATATTAACAAGTTAGATGCAGTACTACCTGTAGATCAATCCCTAGGGATTGCTGGTTTGTCCGGTTCTGGTAAAACAACCTTTTGTCAAACCATCGGCGAAGAATCCAAGAAACGTCTCGTTTCTTTATTGCCAAAGGCAGAATATCAGTATTTATTCCCTAATATTATGGAAACTAATTTCAGTGCGATTCAGATGGAAGAAATGCCACTTGTACTTTTTCTAGGGAGATCATCCATTTCTTCCAATCCTCGTTCAACCATTGGCACACATACGGGTGTGTTCACAGAGATTCGTGTTGCGATTGCTGAACGTTATAACCTATCTCCAGAGGTTTTTTCATTTAATAATGAATTAGGCTGGTGCCCAGATTGTAAAGGTCGCGGGACTACTAAAAATGTTGAATGCAAAAAGTGTAAGGGGAAGCGCTATAATCACGAAACTGAACAATACAAAATGGAGTTATTGGATCAGGACAAGAGTATTTCCGATATTAATGACTTAAGCATTGAAACCATTTTTTCACTAGCTGAAGTATTGAAAATTAGTGAGGGTAAACAAAACATTCTAAAAAACATAATCCATATGAATATTGGTTATTTAACCTTAAATCGCATTATGGGCACCTTGTCAGGTGGAGAGTTAACACGACTTTACTTGGCAGAATTCATGGCAACCAGTGAAAATACAGTAATTATCATTGACGAAATCTCCGTGGGTCTGGATCACCAAACCCTTTTGAAAATATTAGAACAGATTAAACAATTAGGCTTTAAGAATCAAATTTGGCTCATTGATCATTCTGACACGGTTTTAGATATAACGGACGAGCAATTGTTTTTTGGACCAGGTAGTGGTAAATACGGCGGGAAAATTGTTGAAGAATCGCCACGTCCAGAGCCGATCAATGGAGAGATAAATCAGGCTGCACCCACTGAATACTATCATTTTCATGATCTTTACTGTCGTAATATTCAAATGGCCGAAATTCAGATTCCTCGTAATAGACTTGTAACGTTCACTGGTGAATCTGGCTGTGGTAAATCTACATTGGTTAATGAGTGTATGTCCAAAGATTTTGTGAAGCGATATCCCAAGGATAAGCTGGTGATTGTGGGGCAAGATCGAAATCAATCGATTACCAGTCGGTCTACGGTTGCAACTTTTCTTGATATTAAAAGAAAGCTCACAAAATATAGTGAAGAGATTGATGATATTTTTCAGCGCTCGATTGAAGATATTATTGATGAACTGCCAAATGAAGACATTGCTCATAAACGCTTAAGCTTATTGATCAAGCTTGGACTTGGTTATTTGACGTTGGAAAGAAAAACACAGTCTTTATCAACAGGTGAATTTCAATGTGTCCATTTAGTTTCTGAGCTGTTTGCAGGTTCAAGAAATCCACATACACTTTTCATTTTTGACGAGCCTTCCAAAGGGTTATCACAAAATATTTTAAATCAATTCATTGATAGCATTAGAGTCATTCTACAGGATGAATCCGTCTCCATTATAATGATTGAACATAACTCGTATATGCTAGAAAACTCTGATTTTATTGTTGATTTTGGCAAAAGACAGCTTGAACCAGTGGACCATCTAGATGTCGTCAGCCATGAAGAGTATTATCGTCAACAAAACAGTGAGGATTATGTCACGCCATTGCAGATTTCTTCAACACTGCGTCAACAAAATGGCATTAACTATTTAAAAGAAGATCAGATTGCCTATTTTAAAAATGCGGAAAACGTCTATAAAGGTGGCATCTTAAAAAGCTTATCCTCTATGGCACGTTTGATTTATGGTGAATACGAATCAGATACCATTGCCCCTGTCATCGCCATTGATCTGGAAAGACACTTGTATAGTCAATATACTTTTCTGTATGAAATGGGTGGCTTGATCAACCATATTGTAACGGCACATCCAACCATTAAAGATACAAGTAGCTTCGATTTCTATTATCAAGACAATCATTGTCCATGCTGCAAGGGACGTCGAGTCATTGATAAGTTTGATTTTGATGTTGTTCTTCAGGACAAAAATGTGCCATTTTGGGATGGCTTATTGCATCCAGATGCAATGGATATTCTGAAATTCTATCAATTCCCCAAATTAAAATTCATCTTTGAAGAGATTAAGAATGAACTCGGACAAGATATCAGCAAGAGTTATAGTGAGATGACGGATGCAGAAAAGCATACTTTTTGGTACGGGTATTGGGAAAAGTCATTTTATGATAAAGCAAGCAAGGCAACGAGGACTTGGGAAGGTTTTAATTACATCATTGGGAACTACATGGTAATATCGAAAGCGATCATTAAAGAGCATATTAAACAGTCCAAGATAATGATTACCTGTCCAATCTGTCAAGGAACCGTACTAAATCATCATAAAAAGCTAAAGTTTGGTGACACAGATATTCGTGAGATCCTTGGACAACCTCTTGATCAAGTGATTAGTACCGTTGGCAAATTACAGGTGCTTGAAAAAATGAAAGCCATTGTTGGCGGCGATATGGTTCTAACAGAGGATGTCTCTCTATTGTCTAGGGAAACACAAGTTGCTCTAAAAATGCTTGAACTAGAGCTAGCGAGCTTTGCACACTATGAAATGGTATTACAAAATGCTCTGCCATTCTGGGGAAAGATTAGCGGAAGCATTGAATCCATAAGCATGAATAATAGAATTACCATTTGTGATTTTGATAATATTAGTGAAACTAGAGAAAACATTATTGATAAGTATTTCACGAATGGAAAATATAAAAAACTAACCTATGTGTATGAAGCGTTTGGTTACAAAAAACTGGTCACTCTAATTAATAAGATAAAAGCTAGTCATCCATGTCCATTCTGCAAAGGGAAGAAAGCCATTTCGGAAGATGGGCTTCATGATGGTGTTTATAAATTAACGATTCCATGTGTTAGTTGTTATGCAAGTGGCATTAATGATGAAGGGCGTAAGGAAATCGTCGAAGGCATTGACGTGCAAACTTGGTTAACTGGCAATGTAAGTGACGTTGTTACGGAAAGCTTAAATATTGTGGCTGTAGCGGATATTCCAATTTTCAATCGTATTCGGGAGTTGAATAAACAAGAAATGATGGCAGTTTATCAATACCTTGAGGATAATAAGCAAACCTAA
- a CDS encoding NosD domain-containing protein, which yields MVISKSFCHPVIFRVSILMLLSLFLIITTYSGSASANTTSKAIPLQPIINAAQIGDSITLAPGTYLGPVYINKRLTINGEGRVTLLNSSPDAEVAVMIQADGVKLQGLNIQQDNGGEAAAIRVEGDQVTLKDLVIHTFGFGIVLREADSGVVVNNKIRWFIPKGVTSGKRGNGIDLYNSHGLDIRENEISYLRDGIYIEKSRNTKVDHNRLYYLRYGVHCMYINGSSVTNNIGEYNITGAMVMGVTDVMVSGNSFRKQNQNVHSQGILLFDVRTSQIVHNLVEGNRVGIYMQQSSDNTLRNNMVLRNYIGIQFEGSEGNRFQQNAFIANVIEAQATDSKNNKMTRNFWDSFEGLDVSGDGVSDLPYAINPFYQQLITENAAYQLFFQSPGMTFLSDLYTNGKEQWSTDLEPLMQLDSVNANVGQVSEGQGSVMVVGWLLLFFSVITILYMGVLRL from the coding sequence ATGGTTATATCCAAAAGTTTCTGTCACCCAGTCATATTTAGAGTATCGATCCTGATGTTACTTAGCCTTTTCTTAATAATCACGACCTACAGCGGGAGTGCCAGTGCAAATACTACTTCGAAAGCGATTCCACTCCAGCCGATTATTAATGCTGCCCAAATCGGAGATTCGATTACTTTAGCTCCAGGTACTTACCTCGGCCCGGTTTATATTAATAAAAGGCTGACGATTAACGGGGAAGGTAGGGTGACACTATTAAATTCATCTCCAGATGCTGAAGTTGCAGTTATGATTCAGGCTGATGGGGTAAAGCTTCAAGGACTTAATATACAGCAGGATAACGGGGGAGAAGCAGCAGCGATTCGGGTGGAAGGCGATCAGGTGACTTTGAAAGATTTAGTCATACATACATTTGGCTTTGGCATTGTGCTACGTGAGGCCGATAGTGGAGTTGTAGTAAACAATAAGATCCGCTGGTTTATACCTAAAGGTGTTACTTCGGGAAAAAGAGGCAATGGCATCGATCTCTATAACTCTCATGGTTTAGATATCAGAGAGAATGAAATCTCTTATCTCCGAGATGGCATCTATATAGAGAAGAGTCGCAATACAAAGGTTGATCACAATCGGCTCTATTATTTACGATATGGCGTTCACTGTATGTATATCAATGGATCATCTGTTACGAACAATATTGGAGAATACAACATAACTGGCGCGATGGTGATGGGAGTGACCGACGTTATGGTGTCAGGAAACTCTTTTCGTAAACAGAATCAGAATGTTCATTCTCAAGGAATCCTGCTCTTTGACGTTCGTACCTCTCAGATTGTACATAATCTCGTGGAAGGTAATCGGGTAGGAATCTATATGCAGCAGTCTTCCGACAACACTCTCCGGAATAATATGGTGCTCCGAAATTATATTGGGATTCAATTTGAGGGTTCTGAAGGCAACCGCTTTCAGCAGAATGCTTTTATTGCAAATGTGATTGAAGCACAGGCAACCGATTCCAAGAATAATAAGATGACGAGAAATTTTTGGGATTCTTTCGAAGGGCTGGATGTATCGGGTGATGGCGTAAGTGATCTACCCTATGCTATTAACCCTTTTTATCAGCAATTAATTACAGAAAATGCTGCTTATCAGCTCTTTTTTCAATCACCGGGCATGACATTTTTAAGCGATCTGTATACAAATGGTAAAGAACAATGGTCCACCGATCTAGAGCCGCTTATGCAATTGGATTCAGTTAATGCAAATGTTGGACAAGTTAGTGAGGGGCAAGGGTCAGTAATGGTAGTGGGTTGGCTGCTTTTGTTTTTCTCTGTGATCACAATACTATATATGGGGGTATTAAGGTTATGA
- a CDS encoding nitrous oxide reductase accessory protein NosL, producing the protein MKKWSFVLMLMMGLLILAACGPKKFEPLAINEKVDICAICNMQVKDDAFATQLATKDGKNYKFDDIGCMNEWKNKNGSKNIGMDYVRDYNDKEWVEFSKASFVYDETLRTPMAYGVISFKDTASAEAFVKEQGVGIVLSASDLSTHEWKQNTDMMHMDMNGGEGHMDEHKSEEMEGMTSDKETDM; encoded by the coding sequence ATGAAAAAATGGAGTTTTGTGCTGATGTTGATGATGGGTTTGTTAATTCTGGCGGCTTGTGGCCCCAAAAAGTTTGAACCTTTGGCGATTAATGAAAAAGTTGATATTTGCGCGATTTGCAATATGCAGGTTAAGGACGATGCCTTTGCTACACAACTAGCAACGAAAGACGGGAAGAATTATAAGTTTGATGACATTGGTTGTATGAATGAATGGAAGAACAAGAATGGAAGCAAAAATATTGGAATGGACTATGTTCGTGACTATAACGACAAAGAGTGGGTAGAATTCAGTAAGGCCAGCTTTGTCTATGATGAGACACTACGTACGCCTATGGCTTATGGAGTCATCAGCTTCAAAGACACTGCTTCAGCTGAAGCTTTTGTAAAGGAACAAGGTGTTGGCATCGTTCTGTCAGCTAGTGATCTGTCCACGCATGAATGGAAACAAAATACGGATATGATGCACATGGATATGAATGGCGGAGAAGGTCATATGGACGAGCATAAGTCTGAGGAAATGGAAGGCATGACATCGGATAAAGAGACGGATATGTGA